AATTATTGCTCTGTTTCTTGTTTTTTCATAATCATCCGGGTCTATCATTTTTAAAGATTCTAAATGATATTCTATTGCTTTTTCAAGATTTTTCTGATAATAATATATTATTCCAATATTTGATAATGTCCCTGCCACCAATGATTTATCACCTATTTTTGAATAATATTTTTTTGCTTCAAGGTTATACTCTATTGCTTCCTGATATTTTCCAAGATGTGTTTTAATAACACCTAAATTATTATTTGCTCTTGCTAAACAAGAATAATCGTTTATGCTCTTTGCAATAGATATAGAAACATTATTAAGACTATCTGCTTTGTTAAGATTACCAAGGTTGGCATAACATAAAGCTTTAGTAACAAGAGAACCGCATAATCCATTTCTGTAATTGATTTTTATTGATAAATCATAAGCAGAATCGGCGTATTCAATTCCTTTATGCGGATCAATACTCTTATATATATCTGAAATACAAATGTAATGGTCAATTAGAATAGTATCATTTTTAGCATTAAAAATTAAATCTTTTAAACTGTCAATTTCTTTGTTTTGACTAAATGTATTATTAGAAATAATTATTATTATAACAAATAAGTATAGTTTGTTCATATGTTTGAGTTTTTATAATACACTCATACTAAACGATTTAACACTTAATCATTATTCACTTCGTTCATTAGATCGTTACACTAAGTTCCCTTGTGTAAACCTACTGGTTAACCTATAGGTTCATTAGGGTTTAATGTTATTTTGTTTTGAATAATTGTCTGTATTAAATGGTAATTACAGCATGTCTTTTTCTACCATCCATAATAATAGTCAAAGGTTTTTTGAAACGAACATGTTTAAAATATTTAGTTTCTTCAACAAGTTTTTGTTTTTCAAGAATATCCCATGAAATATATTCAGTTAAAGATGTACTTTGTATAGAAAAATATCCAACATTCATAGAAGTTACATTATGGAAAAAATGAGAACCAAGCGATGCATCTAATGGAAAATCTTTTATACTAACTTCAATAATAACTTTTGCATTTGATATTTGTGGCCATAAAACCGGTATCCCTATGAATTTATCTCTTGTTCCCCATCTACCGGGACCAATTAAAATATATTTTTTGTTTTGTTTAAGCATTTTAGCATTAAGACTATCAATTTCCAAAACCATTTCTTCTGTTTTTAATTTATTGAATTTTTCATTTTCAATATAAATTACATCAGAAATAGTGTCAATTTTCCCATTACCCATACTTTTTTCTGTAAATAAAAGTGCATTTGATTTATCAATATCATCAATATTTACACGATAATCATCATCACTGCAAACTAATGGCTTAATTTGAAGCAAATAAAAAGAACTTAAACCATTTTCTTTATTAAGGTCAATTGCATATTCAATTTCAACAGGCGAACCAAGAGCCTCTTTAACAACATCTAATATCATGTCAATAGTTTTTGCCATGGGTATATAATTGTATTTCAATATATTAGCAAAATTTATTATTCTTGGGCCATATGAAGTTAATCCGGGTTCAATCCTATCATTTTCAGGATCATAAACCGATGCACAATGTTTTATAGTACCATGCATTTCAGCATCATCAATATCTAAGGTTTTTAATCCGGCATCTTCGCCATCTCTCAGTAAATGAATTTTTTCTCTTTTCAAATCAACAGCGTAAAAATGAACTTGCGAATTTTTAAATTGGTCTTTAGGTGAATTTATCTCAAGTTCAGGGTGTCTTGGAGAAAACCTATAAGTTTTTTCACCTTCAACCACATATTTACCCAGTCCAACAGCAGTTACAGCAAATCCATCTTCAGGTTTCATGTGAGAAATAGGATAATAATTATGCGATTGAGCTGTACCGCTGATATGAGGATAATAATATCCATTAAACTCGTTACCAACTACCTCTTGAATTACTACAGCCATTTTTTCTTCTTCAATCTTATAATTAACTGCTTCGAAATAAGTACGTGCTTCATTTGAAAAAATTGAAGCAAAAACCAGTTTAATTGCATCTGCAGCTTGTTGAAACCTTACTTTAAAATCGGGATGATTATTTGGCAATAAAAAAGTAGAAAAAATTCCTGCAAATGGTTGCATTGTAGAATCCTCAAACAAACTTGAAGATCTTATAGCTATAGGTTTTTTTATTAGTTTTAATAAAATTTTAAGATTTTTATCAAGATGATATGATAATTGTCCCTGCAAAAACCATTTTTTTATTTCCTCATAATCATGTTCTATATAAACCTTTTCGCTAAGATGATTTCTTTCAAGAAAAAGATCAAATTCATCCGTACCTATTATTGTAGTAATTGGTGTTCTTACTTTAATATTTGGAATGAGTTCAGCAAAATTCAAATTATAAATTAAAGTATTAACAAAAGCAAGTCCCCTGCCCTTTCCACCAAGAGCGCCCGTACCAAGTGTAACAACATTAGTTTCTTCAAGAATAGCATTTTCTTCAAAGTTTATAACCTTTCCTATATTACCTTCGTTTCTGTATTTTTTGAGAATATATTTCATATATTCCCTGAATTCATTTTGAGATTTAAAATCTGTTACTTTTACAGGGTTTAGCATTTTTGCTATTTTAATTTCTCCCCGCGCCATTAACCATAATGAAAAATGGTTTCTTTTACCATGATATAATAATGATTCTCCCGGAATTGTATCAAAGTTTTTTTCAAATTCTTTTAATGACCTTGCTTCAGCAATTTTTCTACCACTTGCATTTTTATAAACAAAATTTCCAAATCCCAAATAATGCATTATAAAACCTTTAATATCCTGCAATAAACTTTCAGAATTTTTATTAATAAAAATTGATTTTAATTCACTTGCTCTTTTTGAATTACTCACATCTGATGATTGAATAATAGTCGGAAGTCCGGGCATAATGCTTTTTACATATTGAACAAGCAAAAATCCTGCATTTTCATCAAGTTTATTGTCTTTCTGGAATTTTACATCTGATATCAAACAAAGGAAATTATCTTTATATTTATTAAATATTTCAATTGCATCTTCATAGTTTGAAGCTAACAATATTTTTGGTCTTGCTCTTAATCTTAAAACTTTGTATAAATCATCAGTACTAACATCTTCTATAATCCTTTTGGTTTGTTCCATCACACTATTATAAAGCAAAGGAAGATATCTGGAATAATATTTTTCAGAATCTTCTACCAGTAATATTACTTTAACCAGTCCGATTCTAGTATCGTTCTCAATATTTACTTTATCTTCAAGATGTTTTACCATAGCAAAGAAAACCTTTGAATCGCCATTCCAAATAAATATCCTGTCAATTGATTTTAATTTTACACTTTTTTCTTTAAAATATGCTATCTCTCTGTTATTGTTTAATAATAAATAAATCGGGATATATGGAAATTCATCTTTTACCAGACTACTTATTTTCAGAGGTGTATTTTTTTCATTTCCAACCATTATTATTATCAGGTCAAAATGTTTTGAATAGAGCTGTTCTAATGCTTCCTCAATAGTTGAAACCCCGGTTACTCTTGGAACTGATGTTAAATTTAACTGATGATATTCACCAAGTATATGCTCACTGAAACGTCCTTCCTTTTCAATACTATAGGCATCGTATAATGTAGCAACTAATAAAATTTCTTTTACCTTAAAAGGCATAAGGTCGTGGAAAATATCTCTGTTCTCGTTATATTTATTCAGGAATTTTTGTAAAAGTTTTCTTGTATTAAGTTCAGAGGAAGAAATTTCTTCTTGTTTATCTTTTTTAATTTTCTGATATCTTGTTTTTTCCAATGATTTCAGAGCATGTATGCTATTAATGTAATTTGTAATAATAATTCCAATATTACTAATCAGATCTCTTTCTTCTTTAAGAAATGGACCTTCATCCTCTTCCTTAAATTCTTTAAGATAAAAAATCTCTATTTTTCCGCTTATATTATCAAATGTAGAAAAATCATGACTTTGTTTCCATTTTTTTTCTTTAAAATTTGGACTTGTATATATCTTATCGTTATATTGAATTTTGGAAGCTGTAAAATCAGGATATTGCCATGCTTTTGGAAGAATATAACAAATTTGTTGTAAAGTTTCATCTAATGGTTTTCCTTCTCTAATAATTTGATTGGTTTTATTTATACATGCAAGTTCTTTTAAGCGTTCCTCACTTTCTGCAATTATCTTTTTTAATTTTTGATCAATATTTTCAGACTTATTCATTTTTTATATAATTATATTATAATTTTAATATTTGATGTTTTAAATATAGTGAATTTC
This genomic interval from Bacteroidales bacterium contains the following:
- a CDS encoding pyruvate, phosphate dikinase is translated as MPFKVKEILLVATLYDAYSIEKEGRFSEHILGEYHQLNLTSVPRVTGVSTIEEALEQLYSKHFDLIIIMVGNEKNTPLKISSLVKDEFPYIPIYLLLNNNREIAYFKEKSVKLKSIDRIFIWNGDSKVFFAMVKHLEDKVNIENDTRIGLVKVILLVEDSEKYYSRYLPLLYNSVMEQTKRIIEDVSTDDLYKVLRLRARPKILLASNYEDAIEIFNKYKDNFLCLISDVKFQKDNKLDENAGFLLVQYVKSIMPGLPTIIQSSDVSNSKRASELKSIFINKNSESLLQDIKGFIMHYLGFGNFVYKNASGRKIAEARSLKEFEKNFDTIPGESLLYHGKRNHFSLWLMARGEIKIAKMLNPVKVTDFKSQNEFREYMKYILKKYRNEGNIGKVINFEENAILEETNVVTLGTGALGGKGRGLAFVNTLIYNLNFAELIPNIKVRTPITTIIGTDEFDLFLERNHLSEKVYIEHDYEEIKKWFLQGQLSYHLDKNLKILLKLIKKPIAIRSSSLFEDSTMQPFAGIFSTFLLPNNHPDFKVRFQQAADAIKLVFASIFSNEARTYFEAVNYKIEEEKMAVVIQEVVGNEFNGYYYPHISGTAQSHNYYPISHMKPEDGFAVTAVGLGKYVVEGEKTYRFSPRHPELEINSPKDQFKNSQVHFYAVDLKREKIHLLRDGEDAGLKTLDIDDAEMHGTIKHCASVYDPENDRIEPGLTSYGPRIINFANILKYNYIPMAKTIDMILDVVKEALGSPVEIEYAIDLNKENGLSSFYLLQIKPLVCSDDDYRVNIDDIDKSNALLFTEKSMGNGKIDTISDVIYIENEKFNKLKTEEMVLEIDSLNAKMLKQNKKYILIGPGRWGTRDKFIGIPVLWPQISNAKVIIEVSIKDFPLDASLGSHFFHNVTSMNVGYFSIQSTSLTEYISWDILEKQKLVEETKYFKHVRFKKPLTIIMDGRKRHAVITI